A genome region from Natranaeroarchaeum sulfidigenes includes the following:
- a CDS encoding HNH endonuclease: protein MQATNSQSDDDESTSNTTAGEGESDTEASAMAKPHDAYETVDPETRKEVLEEHNHRCQSCGRRGPGNDGVARLQVHHIDRDPDRMDEHALENLSLYCVPCHRWLHQRSTPDEAPVTLTESESQNLLSKDIEILRYLAAHGPARTGDIAAGLRVDASVSTVRQRLWKLMGLDKTSEDRDEQLVDKNIETGEWGFPEQIEHSARGHIPDNTQLLLQRVEDEQVRDALERGCKRQHVQEVFGITRRTTFNKVKRAQAFDFPLDVVSNQSGRPSKGTVTKHESNASESESDHQQRLGDVDNRDRDDRGPTEPMGASEATTATQSVAGDDHRSEDVSTESHQHLQDAIKALQAVDEELSL from the coding sequence ATGCAAGCAACTAATTCACAATCTGACGACGACGAATCGACTTCGAATACAACTGCGGGCGAGGGAGAAAGCGACACTGAAGCTTCGGCGATGGCTAAGCCTCACGATGCTTACGAGACGGTGGATCCGGAGACACGAAAAGAGGTATTAGAAGAACATAATCACCGATGTCAGTCCTGTGGGCGGCGCGGACCTGGGAATGACGGAGTAGCGAGGCTACAAGTACATCACATTGACCGGGACCCCGACAGAATGGACGAGCATGCACTGGAGAATTTGTCGCTGTACTGTGTCCCATGCCATCGCTGGCTGCATCAACGTTCAACACCGGATGAGGCACCAGTGACGTTGACAGAGAGTGAAAGCCAGAATCTGCTGTCGAAAGATATTGAGATCCTCCGGTATCTCGCAGCACACGGGCCAGCGCGGACTGGAGACATTGCGGCAGGGCTACGGGTGGACGCGTCAGTGTCTACAGTGCGGCAACGACTGTGGAAATTAATGGGGCTCGATAAGACCAGTGAGGACCGCGACGAACAGCTCGTCGATAAGAATATCGAGACAGGGGAATGGGGCTTCCCCGAGCAGATTGAGCATTCAGCTCGCGGACACATCCCTGATAACACGCAGTTGTTGCTGCAACGCGTTGAAGATGAACAGGTCCGGGATGCGTTGGAACGAGGCTGTAAGCGACAGCACGTGCAGGAAGTCTTTGGGATTACACGACGGACGACATTCAATAAGGTCAAGCGAGCACAGGCGTTCGATTTCCCGCTAGATGTGGTTAGTAACCAATCTGGGCGGCCATCTAAAGGAACGGTGACAAAGCATGAATCAAACGCAAGTGAAAGCGAGTCAGACCACCAGCAACGACTTGGTGACGTCGACAATCGAGACCGTGATGATCGCGGGCCGACGGAACCGATGGGGGCGAGCGAAGCAACGACTGCGACCCAGTCCGTCGCTGGGGACGATCACCGTTCTGAAGATGTCAGTACCGAGTCGCACCAGCATTTACAGGATGCGATCAAGGCGTTGCAGGCGGTAGATGAAGAGTTATCGTTGTGA
- a CDS encoding ribonuclease H-like domain-containing protein — protein sequence MVLEQVAFDIETTGFDADDELTVAGFALPLGVRVFLRTDGRTVDGVEAAVQEQVECHVRLSTHASERALLEAVGEFSRDRLADDDVLLVAFNGETWRSGFDLPFLRTRLTHYDVTWPFGDVPYADLLPVISKRFNTTVGEEECRDLVGVYDMLCGGADGALDPFEESSEAVAAFEAGEFTPLVLHNVADVLRTRALGGLAEQYCSKSEFNVKSLTATTQEYG from the coding sequence ATGGTGTTAGAGCAAGTGGCGTTTGATATCGAGACGACCGGGTTCGACGCGGATGATGAGTTGACGGTTGCGGGTTTTGCGCTCCCGTTGGGGGTTCGCGTGTTCCTCCGCACTGATGGTCGCACTGTCGATGGTGTTGAGGCCGCGGTTCAGGAGCAGGTCGAGTGTCATGTGCGCCTGTCGACGCACGCGTCTGAGCGAGCGTTATTAGAGGCCGTCGGGGAATTTTCGCGTGACCGGTTGGCTGATGATGACGTGTTGCTCGTGGCGTTTAATGGTGAGACGTGGCGATCAGGGTTTGATCTGCCGTTCCTACGGACGCGGCTCACGCACTACGACGTAACCTGGCCGTTTGGTGACGTTCCGTACGCGGATTTGCTTCCGGTCATCTCGAAGCGATTCAACACGACAGTTGGTGAGGAGGAGTGCCGTGATCTTGTCGGCGTGTATGATATGCTATGTGGTGGCGCGGATGGCGCGTTGGATCCGTTCGAGGAAAGCAGTGAAGCTGTCGCAGCGTTCGAGGCTGGGGAGTTCACCCCGCTCGTGTTGCACAACGTCGCGGATGTGCTGCGGACGCGAGCACTCGGTGGGCTCGCCGAACAGTACTGCTCGAAATCTGAGTTCAATGTAAAATCGTTGACTGCAACGACGCAGGAGTACGGGTGA